The proteins below come from a single Sorghum bicolor cultivar BTx623 chromosome 4, Sorghum_bicolor_NCBIv3, whole genome shotgun sequence genomic window:
- the LOC8075216 gene encoding homeobox-leucine zipper protein ROC8 produces MDFGDDVMDGGSDAQRRKKRYHRHTPRQIQQLEAMFKECPHPDENQRMQLSRELGLEPRQIKFWFQNRRTQMKAQHERQDNCFLRAENDKIRCENIAMREALRTVICHTCGGPPVTDDYFDEQKLRMENARLKEELDRVSSLTSKYLGRPITQLPPVQPLSMSSSLDLSVGGLGSPALGPSLDLDLLSGGSSGYPPFHLPMTVSEMERPMMAEMATRAMDELIRMAQAGEHLWVKTAGGGPDGREVLNVDTYDSIFAKPGGSFRGPDVHVEGSRDSGLVFMSAIGLVDMFMDSSKFTEFFPAIVSKARTMDVLVNGMAGRSDSLVLMYEELHMMSPVVPTREFCFLRYCRQIEHGLWAIADISVDLQQRDARFGAPPSRSCRLPSGCLIADMADGSSKVTWVEHMEIEDRVPIHLLYRDLILSGAAFGAHRWLAALQRACERCACLATAGMPHRDIAAAGVTPEGKRSMMKLSQRMVSSFCASLSASQLHRWTTLSGPNDVGVRVMVHRSTDPGQPSGVVLSAATSIWLPVPCDRVFAFVRDEHTRSQWDVLSHGNPVQEVSRIPNGSHPGNCISLLRGLNASQNSMLILQESCTDASGSLVVYAPIDIPAANVVMSGEDPSAIPLLPSGFTILPDGRPGASSSSSSAAGGTLGATAAAGSLVTVAFQILVSSLPSSKLNAESVATVNSLISTTVEQIKAALNCASH; encoded by the exons ATGGACTTCGGCGACGACGTCATGGACGGCGGCTCCGACGCCCAGCGTCGCAAGAAGAGATACCACCGCCACACCCCGCGCCAGATTCAGCAGCTCGAGGC GATGTTCAAGGAGTGCCCGCACCCGGACGAGAACCAGCGGATGCAGCTGAGCAGGGAGCTGGGGCTGGAGCCCCGGCAGATCAAGTTCTGGTTCCAGAACCGCCGGACGCAGATGAAG GCACAGCACGAGCGGCAGGACAACTGCTTCCTGCGCGCGGAGAACGACAAGATCCGGTGCGAGAACATCGCCATGCGGGAGGCCCTCCGCACCGTCATCTGCCACACCTGCGGCGGTCCGCCCGTCACCGACGACTACTTCGACGAGCAGAAGCTGCGCATGGAGAACGCGCGGCTCAAGGAAGAG CTTGACCGGGTGTCCAGCCTGACGTCCAAGTACCTGGGGCGGCCCATCACGCAGCTGCCGCCGGTGCAGCCGCTGTCCATGTCCTCGTCGCTGGACCTGTCCGTCGGCGGGCTCGGCAGCCCGGCGCTGGGCCCGTCGCTGGACCTCGACCTCCTCAGCGGCGGCTCCTCCGGGTACCCTCCGTTCCACCTCCCGATGACGGTGTCGGAGATGGAGCGGCCCATGATGGCCGAGATGGCGACGCGCGCCATGGACGAGCTCATCAGGATGGCGCAGGCCGGCGAGCACCTGTGGGTCAAGACGGCGGGCGGCGGCCCTGACGGTCGCGAGGTGCTCAACGTCGACACGTACGACAGCATCTTCGCCAAGCCCGGGGGCTCGTTCCGCGGCCCCGACGTGCACGTCGAGGGCTCCCGCGACTCGGGCCTCGTCTTCATGAGCGCCATCGGCCTCGTCGACATGTTCATGGACTCG AGCAAGTTTACGGAGTTCTTCCCTGCCATCGTGTCCAAGGCGCGCACGATGGACGTCCTCGTGAACGGCATGGCCGGGCGGAGCGACTCTTTGGTTCTG ATGTACGAGGAGCTGCACATGATGTCGCCGGTCGTCCCGACGCGCGAGTTCTGCTTCCTCCGCTACTGCCGGCAGATAGAGCACGGGCTATGGGCGATCGCGGACATCTCGGTAGACCTGCAGCAGCGCGACGCAAGGTTCGGTGCGCCGCCATCGCGCTCGTGCCGCCTCCCGTCGGGATGCCTCATTGCTGATATGGCCGATGGCTCCTCCAAG GTGACCTGGGTCGAGCACATGGAGATCGAGGACAGGGTTCCCATCCACCTGCTGTACCGCGACCTCATCCTCAGCGGCGCCGCGTTCGGGGCGCACCGGTGGCTCGCCGCGCTGCAGAGGGCGTGCGAGCGGTGCGCGTGCCTAGCCACGGCCGGCATGCCGCACCGGGACATTGCAGCTGCAGGAG TGACGCCGGAAGGGAAGCGGAGCATGATGAAGCTGTCGCAGCGGATGGTGAGCAGCTTCTGCGCGAGCCTGAGCGCGTCGCAGCTCCACCGGTGGACGACGCTGTCGGGGCCCAACGATGTGGGCGTCCGCGTCATGGTGCACCGCAGCACGGACCCGGGGCAGCCCAGCGGCGTGGTGCTCAGCGCTGCCACGTCCATCTGGCTGCCGGTCCCGTGCGACCGGGTGTTCGCCTTCGTCCGCGACGAGCACACGCGCTCCCAG TGGGACGTGCTGTCGCACGGCAACCCGGTGCAGGAGGTGTCGCGCATCCCCAACGGCTCCCACCCTGGAAACTGTATCTCCTTGCTCAGA GGCCTGAACGCGAGCCAGAACAGCATGCTGATCCTGCAGGAGAGCTGCACCGACGCGTCGGGCTCGCTGGTGGTGTACGCGCCGATCGACATCCCGGCGGCGAACGTGGTGATGAGCGGCGAGGACCCGTCGGCGATCCCGCTCCTGCCGTCCGGCTTCACCATCCTGCCCGACGGGCGGCCCGgcgcatcgtcgtcgtcgtcgagcgcTGCCGGTGGCACGCTgggcgcgacggcggcggccgggTCGCTGGTGACGGTGGCGTTCCAGATCCTGGTGAGCAGCCTGCCGTCGTCGAAGCTGAACGCCGAGTCGGTGGCGACGGTCAACAGCCTCATCAGCACCACTGTGGAGCAAATTAAGGCGGCCTTGAATTGCGCCAGCCATTGA
- the LOC8075217 gene encoding protein NRDE2 homolog produces the protein MEPSPEPSPPVTTATFPAAGEGHETYPPTVSSSLFPLFPLSASSSSAPTAESQWLSNPSFSFDASSLNVPATTSSSLPPPLSPSSDEDTPLQRAPAKYELVPSSPSSDEERGSRRKESGRRKRRREKERYDGAAASRKAVVRTWAGSQTKPAKDYYVDAKGDHDNLAFGSLYRMDVARYRSQNMLEALGLNRLRFGSSHIDFDSDLDGIDNKVRAGGRYYSAKNAVFERNRGFKHLKLFKGNTSVMLAEDFVPFDTQSLPVKSTAAEQELEESWEDEILRRTREFNKMSRERPHDEKVWLAFAQFQDKVASTQPQKAARLQTTERKISILEKAVELNPDSEELLLCLLKSYGKRDSTETLLAKWEQVLTKHPCSCKLWKQYLLLCQGEFSRFKVSEIRKSYVYAVQALSAACTKLCRQDNESMDSKSSSLVQLEVGLVDIFVNLCRFEWQTGHRELATGLFQAQMEFSLFAPPLYLTTSSKQRLFEHFWNSGGARIGEDGALGWSEWLAKDEESRQKLSMQENSQETETGGWSGWFDPSVGNTDANDLSNKSLEPSLSDGNDAEDLDAEDSPAQDDVESLLKKLGIDVDAESNSEVKDAETWNRWALMELSRDNEQWMPLHENSGDAPSGEDNDQLSRVILFEDVSEFLFSLSSEEARFSLMCQFIDFYGGKISRWTSTNSPSWLDRILSLEMITNDILEDLSAVSDVVNKNQSSYSYKLESLLGSMHDLSQRPGLMKFLRNAILLLLGVFPRNHVLEEAVLVTTQMFAPQENSSSTQANASRALAKSMLKKDRQDFLLCGIYGRTEAMNGNIEQARKIFDTALLSTEATTEDLRKKVPILYLWYSEMEITVSASRNNSDSMHRAVYILSCLGSNLKYSPFVSPISRLQVLKARQGFKEQIRSLQSAFSCGHIKEESVALICSASLFESMTTGCSSGLEVIEETFPMALSESSHNLECEDLWVYYIKLLQKNLNRLSLSRVWPSILQGVHKYPYNPKSYSAMLTLSYLYSVSNNLRLTLDKCSQRDPSVITLLFALSFEWSKAGSDNRIHSLFERALADDKLQKSVLLWRCYLAYEAEIACNSSAARRVFFRAIHACPWSKRLWLDGFQKLGSVLTLKELSDLQEVMRDKELNIRTDIYEILLEDETDT, from the exons ATGGAGCCCTCGCCGGAGCCTTCGCCGCCGGTCACCACGGCCACCTTCCCCGCTGCCGGCGAAGGACACGAGACGTACCCGCCCACGGTGTCATCCTCTCTATTCCCACTTTTCCCCCTCTCTGCCTCCAGCTCCTCCGCTCCCACAGCCGAATCCCAGTGGCTTTCAAACCCTAGCTTCTCCTTCGATGCCTCCTCCCTGAACGTCCCGGCTACCACCTCCTCGTCGCTCCCGCCACCGCTAAGCCCCTCGTCCGATGAGGACACGCCGCTGCAGCGCGCCCCTGCGAAATACGAGCTGGTGCCTTCGTCGCCGTCCTCCGACGAGGAGAGGGGGTCGCGGAGGAAGGAGAGTGGGAGGAGGAAACGGAGGCGCGAGAAGGAGCGCTATGATGGGGCAGCGGCGTCGCGGAAGGCTGTGGTTCGCACCTGGGCTGGGTCGCAGACGAAGCCAGCTAAGGATTACTATGTCGACGCGAAGGGCGACCATGATAACCTGGCTTTTGGATCACTTTACAG AATGGATGTTGCACGCTACAGATCCCAGAACATGCTGGAGGCACTTGGTTTAAATCGTTTGAGGTTTGGTTCATCACATATTGATTTTGATTCAGACTTGGATGGAATAGATAACAAAGTAAGAGCTGGAGGCCGTTACTATTCAGCAAAAAATGCAGTTTTTGAAAGAAATAGGGGTTTCAAGCATCTGAAACTATTTAAGGGAAACACCTCTGTAATGCTTGCTGAAGATTTTGTCCCCTTTGATACACAATCACTTCCTGTGAAAAGCACAGCTGCGGAACAGGAGCTAGAGGAATCTTGGGAAGATGAAATACTTCGTCGGACTAGGGAATTCAATAAGATGTCTCGTGAACGTCCTCACGATGAAAAAGTTTGGCTGGCCTTTGCTCAATTTCAG GACAAAGTTGCTAGTACTCAGCCACAAAAGGCTGCTCGTTTACAAACTACTGAAAGGAAAATTAGCATAttggagaaggctgtggagctTAATCCAGATAGTGAGGAATTATTGCTTTGCCTTCTGAAGTCATATGGCAAGAGGGACAGCACTGAGACTCTATTGGCTAAATGGGAGCAAGTACTTACGAAGCATCCATGTAGCTGTAAGTTGTGGAAACAGTATCTGCTTCTGTGCCAAGGGGAATTCTCCAGATTCAAAGTTTCTGAAATTCGGAAGTCCTACGTGTATGCTGTACAGGCTCTATCTGCAGCTTGCACCAAGCTATGTAGGCAG GATAATGAAAGCATGGATTCCAAATCTTCTTCCTTAGTTCAGCTAGAAGTGGGGTTAGTGGATATATTTGTTAATCTGTGCCGATTTGAGTGGCAGACAGGACATCGGGAATTAGCAACTGGGCTATTTCAGGCGCAAATGGAGTTTAGCTTATTTGCCCCTCCTCTGTATCTGACGACAAGCAGTAAGCAAAGGCTCTTTGAACACTTCTGGAACAGTGGCGGCGCCAGAATAGGGGAAGATGGAGCTCTTGGATGGTCTGAATGGTTAGCAAAAGATGAGGAGAGTAGACAGAAGTTGTCTATGCAAGAAAATTCACAAGAGACTGAAACAGGAGGCTGGAGTGGTTGGTTTGATCCTTCTGTGGGTAATACTGACGCAAATGATTTGTCAAACAAATCACTGGAACCATCATTGAGCGATGGAAATGATGCCGAAGATCTTGATGCTGAGGACTCACCTGCACAAGATGATGTTGAATCCTTGCTAAAAAAGCTTGGTATCGATGTAGATGCAGAGTCCAATAGTGAAGTTAAAGATGCAGAAACCTGGAATAGATGGGCCTTGATGGAGTTGTCTCGGGACAATGAGCAATGGATGCCTCTTCATGAAAATTCTGGTGATGCTCCATCTGGGGAAGACAATGACCAGCTTTCCAGAGTAATTTTGTTTGAGGATGTATCTGAGTTCCTGTTTTCGCTATCTTCAGAGGAGGcccgcttttctttgatgtgcCAATTTATTGATTTTTATGGTGGCAAAATCTCAAGATG GACATCCACAAACAGTCCGAGTTGGCTTGATAGAATTTTGAGCTTAGAGATGATTACAAATGACATCCTGGAAGATCTAAGTGCTGTATCTGACGTTGTAAACAAGAACCAAAGTTCATATAGTTACAAATTGGAATCATTACTGGGAAGCATGCATGACCTTTCACAAAGGCCAGGCCTTATGAAGTTTCTCAGAAATGCGATACTGCTTCTGCTTGGTGTTTTCCCTCGTAATCATGTCTTGGAGGAAGCTGTTCTTGTTACTACCCAAATGTTTGCTCCTCAAGAGAACTCCTCCTCTACTCAAGCTAACGCATCACGGGCTTTGGCCAAAAGTATGTTGAAGAAAGACAGACAG GATTTTTTGCTTTGTGGGATATATGGACGAACTGAGGCAATGAATGGGAACATTGAACAAGCAAGGAAGATATTTGACACAGCACTATTATCAACTGAAGCAACTACTGAG GATCTTAGGAAGAAGGTTCCTATCCTTTATCTTTGGTATTCTGAGATGGAGATAACAGTGTCCGCTTCAAGAAACAACTCTGACTCAATGCATCGTGCAGTTTACATCCTATCCTGCTTAGGGAGCAATCTAAAATATTCCCCTTTTGTTAGCCCTATTTCAAGGCTTCAGGTCTTGAAGGCTCGCCAAGGGTTTAAAGAGCAGATTAGAAGCTTACAATCTGCATTTTCCTGTGGTCATATAAAAGAAGAATCAGTTGCTCTGATCTGCTCAGCTTCTTTGTTTGAAAGCATGACAACAGGCTGTTCCTCGGGGCTTGAAGTGATAGAGGAGACCTTCCCAATGGCACTTTCAG AGAGCAGTCATAACTTGGAGTGTGAGGATTTGTGGGTGTACTACATCAAACTGCTTCAGAAAAATCTTAACCGGTTGAGTCTATCAAGGGTCTGGCCAAGCATATTGCAAGGAGTGCACAAATATCCCTACAATCCAAAATCATATTCAGCCATGTTAACCCTGAGCTATCTTTACAGTGTATCCAACAATCTCCGTCTCACACTCGACAAATGTAGTCAAAG GGATCCTTCTGTAATCACCTTGCTCTTTGCTTTGTCCTTTGAATGGAGTAAAGCCGGATCTGACAATAGAATACACAGCCTCTTTGAGAGAGCTCTAGCTGATGATAAGTTGCAGAAGTCTGTTCTGTTGTGGCGCTGTTATCTAGCCTATGAGGCAGAAATAGCCTGCAACTCTTCTGCAGCACGGCGTGTGTTCTTCAGAGCTATACATGCCTGTCCATG GTCTAAAAGATTATGGCTTGATGGTTTCCAAAAGTTGGGCTCGGTTCTGACATTGAAGGAGCTATCAGATCTCCAGGAAGTGATGCGTGACAAGGAACTAAACATCCGCACTGACATCTACGAGATACTCCTAGAAGACGAAACAGATACATGA
- the LOC8075218 gene encoding uncharacterized protein LOC8075218, with amino-acid sequence MTSHLSWPRLHCQQQQHAMALDTCSYDCCVLPPLDCLDGGWGWDWDSELLRTHHYTLGGDGAGAGAGGAAAAVQAEPTFFPATPGVQSPASSSEASSGYLHDAVPHWSDRRSKRQRMAETTTPPPRRPATAVSEDLQCLLAGFWDSSAEEGGGADFRHDLNTTTTPDPKTEIRCSFVSGEDGAGASGRDEQQRGPSAQLQLPGPAGDEEAAAVVPPPRFPATVRAAAPPLQLQLQKAAAAAAAATTAPASVCPSSLSGEAEEEKEKRGVGVLYPFAVVKPLGLDDGRMTTLDDVNQRILKRPARPVRHPVGPFACGPAVTAHGLGLSGKAVVSLTKIRTGGNGTITIIRTRG; translated from the exons atgacaagccatctcaGCTGGCCCCGGCTACACTGCCAACAGCAACAACACGCCATGGCCCTGGACACCTGCTCCTACGACTGTTGCGTGTTGCCTCCGCTGGATTGCTTGGACGGGGGCTGGGGCTGGGACTGGGACTCGGAGCTGCTTCGCACTCATCACTACACTCTCGGAGGAgacggagccggagccggagctggAGGTGCCGCGGCCGCCGTCCAAGCAGAGCCCACCTTCTTCCCGGCGACGC CAGGTGTGCAGTCGCCGGCGTCGTCGTCGGAGGCGTCCAGTGGCTACCTGCACGACGCCGTCCCTCACTGGAGCGACCGTCGCAGCAAGCGGCAGCGGATGGCGGAGACAACGACACCTCCCCCTCGGCGTCCGGCGACGGCCGTGAGTGAGGATCTTCAGTGCCTTCTTGCG GGCTTCTGGGATTCTAGCGCcgaggaaggaggaggagcagatTTCCGCCATGATTTGAACACCACGACGACCCCGGACCCGAAGACGGAGATACGGTGCAGTTTTGTCTCAG GAGAGGACGGGGCAGGTGCATCGGGCAGGGATGAGCAGCAGAGAGGCCCCAGCGCGCAGCTGCAGCTGCCGGGGCCAGCCGGAGATGAGGAGGCAGCCGCGGTAGTCCCCCCTCCTCGCTTCCCCGCCACCGTGCGAGCCGCTGCTCCCcccctgcagctgcagctgcaaaAGGC tgcggccgcggccgcggctgcCACGACGGCGCCCGCCTCTGTCTGCCCCTCGTCGCTGTCAG GGGAGgccgaggaggagaaggagaagagagGCGTCGGAGTGCTGTACCCGTTTGCAGTCGTCAAGCCGCTGGGGTTAGACGACGGCCGCATGACGACGCTGGACGACGTCAACCAGCGAATCCTCAAGAGACCGGCAAGACCAGTTCGGCACCCCGTTGGCCCGTTCGCGTGCGGCCCCGCCGTGACGGCTCACGGCCTGGGCCTGTCCGGCAAGGCAGTCGTTAGCCTGACCAAGATCAGGACGGGAGGAAACGGCACCATAACCATCATTAGAACAAGAGGCTGA